The genomic segment GCGGCTTTATCCGTGCCCGGTCTCGGGAGCGGGCGTGGGTGGGAGCGAGGATGAGGAACCCGGGAACTCGATGCGAAAGCGGGTGCCTTTGCCTAGCTGGCTTTCCACGTCTATACGCCAGCCGAGCCGGTCGGCGATTGAGCGCACGATGGCGAGCCCGAGTCCGGTGCCTTCGGTACTGGCGCCGTTTTGGCCGCGGTAGAAGCGGTCGAAGATTCGCGGCAGGTCGTGCTCGGCGATACCGCTGCCGGTATCGCTCACCTCCAGCACCGACCCGCGGAAGCTGATCCGAATCTGGCCATGGGAAGTATGGGCGATCGCGTTCTTCAGCAGGTTGGCGACCGTGAGCTGCAGGGCGATGCGATCGGTTTCCAGGGTAGCGCTGGCACCGACGTCGATTTCAAGGTGCACATCCGGCCGCATCCGCAGCGTTTCCCGCAACGGCACCAGTGCCTCCTGTACCGCTTCGCGCACGTTTATCGTTTCCGCATCGGGGGTCGCAGTTTCCCGGGCGAGAAACAATAAGGCGCGGATCGATTCCTCCATGCGCGCTGCGGCGCCGGCCAGCGCTTCGACCCGCCGGCGTGCCTTGTCCGACAAGCTGGGATCCTGAACGAGCAGCTCGCAGCCGGTCTTGATGGCGGTCAGCGGCGTGCGCAGCTCGTGGCTCGCGTTGGCGGTGAACTCCTTTTCGCGACGAAGGAGCTCGGCGGCGCGGCGGTGATAGTCGGCGATCGCCTGGGCGAGACTGGCGATTTCCTCGTCCTGATAATCGGCGGCCGTCGGCGGCGCATCATCCTCGGTGCGCAACCGTGCCACGCGCCGGGCGAGATCGGTGACTTGGCGCACCAGGAGCCCCGCAACCCAGTAGCCCAACAGGGCGGTGATGACCGCCATGGTGAGCACGGCGAGCACCATCAGGTGACCGAACTCCCGCACGCGTTCCTCGTGGGGGGTCGCGTCGTACACCAGGTACAACGTGGCCTCGCCCACGCGGCGGACCTCGATGTGCAGCTCGCGTCCGTTACGCTCGAGCTCCGTGGTGCCGGGGGGCAGGTCACGGAAGGCGGCCGGTACCTGCGATCGCTCGTCAGGGGTGCGGGCGAGGTAGCCCTGGAGGTCCTCGCCTGCCAGCAGTTCGGGCACCTGCCCAAGCCGGATCTGCTCTTCGAGCCGGCGCAGCTGACCGTCCAGGATCTGGGTGACGAGATCGTCTTCCTGCTCTTCGGTGAGCATGACCACCGCCACCGACTGAACCACCACCAGGAGCAGGCTGACGGCGGCGATGGTCAGCGCGGTGCGGGTGCGCAATCCCAGCTTAGCCCGCATTTTTTCACCCACGCGCCGGGAAACCGGTGTCACGGCGCACAGAGACCCGCGGTGGCCCCAGGTTCAGGCGCGGTTCGCGCGCTAGCGTGCATGGGTCGCGGGCAGGCGGTAGCCGAGACCGTGCACGGTCTCGATCGGATCGTAGCCTGCCGCGGCCGCCAGCGCCCGCCGCAGCACGTACATCTGGCTGCGCAGGGTGTCGCTCGACTCTTGGGGCTCGCCCCATACCGCGGTTTCCAGCTCGGCGCGGGAGAACACCCGGTCCGGCTGGGCCATGAGCACTTCCAGCAGGCGGATCGCCTTGGGGGGAAGCTTGACCGGCTTGCCGCCGAAGCGGACCGATAGCGTGCGGGGATCAAAGCTGAGCTCTCCCACCTTCAGCTCGCGGTGGGTGACGCGGCCGGTGTGGCGCTTGTGCAGGGCGGTCAAGCGGGCTTCCACTTCTCGCAGGGAAAAAGGTTTGACCAGGTAATCGTCGGCGCCGTAGGAGAAACCCTCCAGCTTGTCCTCCAGGGTGTCGCGGGCGGTGAGCATCAGCACTGGCGTGTCCCTGCCGGCTTCCTCCCGTAGCTTGCGGCACAGGGTCATGCCGTCCATGCCGGGCAGGTTGAGATCCAGCAGAATGGCGTCGAAGTCGTGGGTGATGGCCAGATGCAAGCCGGTAACGCCGTCGGCGGCGGCGTCCACCACGTGGCCCCGCGCTTCCAGAAAGTCGTAGAGGTTTGTGGCGATGCTCTTGTCGTCTTCGACGATCAGGACGCGCATTTCAAGGCGATGACAGCCGCTGCCACCGGCCGTTGATGAGCCCCTCCAGCGGCTGGAACTGGATCTTGTAGGCCATCTTCCGGCTCTCGGCGATCCAGTAGCCGAGGTAGAGGTAGGGCAGCCCGAGCTCTCGGCACCGGTGGGCCTGCCACAGGATGTTGTAGGTGCCGTAGCTGGCGCCTGGCACGGTGGGTTCGAAGAAGGTGTACACCGATGAGAGCCCGTCGGACAGCTCGTCGATGATGCTCACCATCCTGAGTTCCGTGCCTTCGTGGAACTCCACCAGCTTCGAGGTGACGTTGCTCTGCAGGAGGAAGTGGCGGTACTGTTCGCGGCTATCCTGATCCATGCCTCCTCCCGCGTGGCGGTGGGCTTGGTAGCGCAGGTACAGCGCGTAGTGGGCGGCGCTATAGTGCAGGTTATGGACGCTGGCCCGCAGGTCCTGATGCCGCTTCCATGCCCGACGTTGGGAGCGGTTGGGCTTGAGCTCCGCGACCACGATGCGCACCGGAACGCAGGCGCGGCAGCTGTCGCAATACGGCCGGTAGGTGAACGCTCCGCTGCGGCGGAAGCCGGCCCGTACCAGCTCGCCGTATACCCGGCTGTCGATCAGGTGGCTCGGGGTGGCCACCTGGCTGCGCGCCATCCGCCCCGGCAGGTAGCTGCAGGGGTAGGGGGCTGTGGCGTAAAACTGCAGCACCGACAGCGGAAAGTCATTCAGCAAGGCCATCGTCAAACCGCCATTTTCCGGTGACGCCGTCATAGTTTACCAATTCCGCAACGCGCCGCGTGAAATCGCTGCGGGCAATCTCCCGCGCGCCCAGAGAGCGCAGGTGGGGCGTGGCCATCTGGCAGTCGATGAGACCGAAACCCCACCGTTCCAACTGGCGCGCCAGATGGACCAGGGCGATCTTGGAGGCGTCGCGGACGCGGGTGAACATGGACTCACCGAAGAAAGCGCGTCCCAACGACACCCCGTACAGCCCCCCCGCCAGCTCGCCGTCGATCCAGGTCTCCACCGAATGGGCGTAGCCGGCCTGATGGAGCCGATCGTAAGCCTCCATCATGGCGGGCGTAATCCAGGTGCCCGCCTGGCCGGGTCGCGGCGCAGCGCAGGCTTCCATCACCTGCCTAAACGCCGTGTCGCAACGGATTTCGTAACGGCGGTTGCGAAGCGCCTTGCGCAAGGAGCGCGAGACTTTGATCTCCGGCGGAAACAGGACCATCCGCGGGTTGGGGCTCCACCACAGGATGGGCTCGCCCTCGTTGAACCAGGGAAAGATGCCGTGCCGATAGGCGTCGAGAAGCCGGCCCACGGACAAGTCGCCGCCGGCGGCGAGCAGCCCGTTGGGCGAAGAGAGCGCTCTTTCCACCGGTGGAAACGGAGTATCGGGAAACAGCCAAGGGATCACTGACCTGACGTGAGACGTGAAGCGTGCCACCGCACGGCACGTTTCACCTTTCACGATTGACGGCGTTCAGCATCTGACCCGCTGTTCGCAATAGCTCGACAGCTCGGTGACTCGCGTGGTCCTGGTGACGGGCGTTTTGGGCAGGCTGTCAGAGCCGTGCTCCAGCACCAGGCGGAAGTCGTACTTCTGGAAAAACTCGTTGAAAAGCTCACCGCCGAGCGTTCCCAAGGCGTACAACTGGTCGGTGGCCGGCTCGTACTCGAGCAGGATGGCCGCCAGCGGCTGGTTCGCGGGCCCGCCCACCACGCGGGCCCCGTTGGCCGGATCGTACTCGCTATGCTCCGCGCAGCAGTGAATCATGCGGGGACGGGCGAAGGTGGAGCCCTCGCTGGCGTTGCGGTAGCTGATGAAGCTGATCTGGCGCGTCGGGTACGCCAGCTTGTGGGCGCAGATGGCCGAGTACGCGACGATGGAGCGTTGTGGACCGACACCGCCCGACCAGACGTAGGTCTGACCATGAGCGGTCTTGAGCTTCACGTCCCGTTGGGTGGGTTTGCCTAGGTTGAGCAGGAAGCAGGGCGTGCCGCCAAAGGGGTAGTGGAAGATGTAGTTCATGCCCACGGCCAATGAAGCGGCCTTGAGAGGTTTGTCGGCCGGGTCGACGAGAAGCGCCCGGGCATAGTAGCGGGGCGACACGGCCTGGATGGCCAAGGCTTGGGGGTTAGAGGCGGCCATCAAGGCGCCAGCGGCGCATGCCTTCATGAATTCGCGGCGTTCCATGGTCCCCTGGGGCGTCAGGGAAGTTGAATTTTTCTCTTAATGTAGGCGGGTTACCGCCCGTGTCAAGAGCGGGCGAAAGCCGCCCTTCGCCTGCCGGTCGCTCAGTAGCCGGACCTGCTGCCGCCAGCGGCCACGATCACGCCGCAGGCCAGCCGCCCGCCCGAGTTGCCCGTGGGCTGGGTCTTGTAGTCGTCCGGGTCGGCATGGACGATGACGCTGCGCCCGATGATGTTGGCCGGCCCCGAGCCGATGGACAGGCCGTCCACCTCTAGCGTGAGCTTGGCGTTGCCACTGGCGTCGGCGTTCAAATTGCCCAGGTCGCCCCCGTGGCGCTCGGCGTCGTGGGGGCCGCCGTGCTTCTTGCCGTGGGGGTTGAAATGGCCTCCCGCGCTCGTGCCGTCGGGTGCGCTGCAGTCGCCCTTCTCGTGGACGTGGAATCCGTGCAGTCCTGGAGACAGTCCCTTGACGCTGGCGACCACCAGTACCTTGCTGCCTTTCTGGGTGAAATTGACGGTACCGGTGACGCCGCTGCCCTTCAAGGGCTTGAGCTCGGCGGTCGCGGAGGGACCGGACAGGGGCAGGTCCGCGCAAGCGGCCAGGGTCAGGGCGGCAGCAACGGCGAATAGGGTTGTTCTCATGGTTGACTCCTCAGGGGTGATGGGGGGGACAGCGCTTCCATTGTAGTCGGACTCGGCGGCAAGAAACGGGTCATGCAGGCGCTTCCGATTCTTCCCGCCGGTTCACCTCCTCCGCCAGCGCTCGCAGCGCCGGCGCCACCTCGACGGGGTAGGGCGGGGCGGGGTCGAGCCCCCGCAGAGCCTCCGGCAGCTGCCGGTAATGGGCCAGGGTGCGCTCGCGGATTTTCTCGAGGGCGGGAGGGGGCGCGATGCGGCGGCCGCCTGCCATGACCTGGACGAGCAATGGTTCTCCCGCTTGGCGATCGGTTTCTACGGTGAGCACGTCGCCCGCCATGGTCCCGTTCCGCGCAAAGCGGCGATAGACCTGTTTGCGCCCGGGCCAGGTGGCTTTCTGTTCGGAGCGCTTGCGGCGGGCCCGGCCGGCGTATTCCTGGAGCTTGTAGACCGAGTCGAGGGAGGGGGCGTCGCTGGAAGTGGTGAGGCTGGTGCCGATGCCGAAACCGTCGATGGGGGCACCGGCGAGGATCAACTCCGCCAGCTTATGCTCGTCCAGGTTGCCGCTGGCCAGGATCAGCGCTTTAGGGAGTCCGCCCTCGTCCAAAATGCGGCGGACCTCGCGGGCGTGCCGGGCCAGGTCCCCGCTGTCGATGCGCACCCCGCGCACCTCAATGCCGTCGGAGGCCAAGCGCCGGGCGAGCCGCACCACGCGCCGAGCGGCGCGCTCGGTGTCGTAGGTATCGATGAGGAGGATTGCGTTGCCGGGAAACGTGCGGGCGAAGGCCTCGAACGCCTGGGTTTCCCCATCGTGGGCCTGAATGAAGGAATGGGCCATGGTGCCGTAGAGGGGAATCCCGTACTTCTGCCCGGCCAGCACCGTGGCCGTGCCGTTGAACCCTGCGAGATAGGCTGCCCGGGCGGCGAACAGTCCCGCCTCCGCACCATGGGCCCGGCGAAGCCCGAAGTCCACCAAGAGCTTGCCTTGCGCCACCAGCACCGAGCGGGCGGCCTTCGCGGCCACCATCGACTGAAAGTTGATGATGTTGAGGAGCCGGGTCTCGACGAGCTGCGCCTGGGTCAGGGGGGCCACCACCCGCAGCACCGGCTCGTTGGCGAAAAAGAGCGTGCCTTCGGGCATGGCGTACACATCCCCCTCGAAGCGCAGCCCGGCGAGGAAATCCACGAAACCCGGCTTGAACAGGCCCGACTCCGCGACCCAGTTGAGCTCCTCGTCCCGGAAGCGCAGGTTTTCGAGATAGTCCAGCGCCTGCTCGAGCCCCGCTGCCACGAGAAAGTTGCGCCCGGCCGGGAGCTTGCGCACGAACAGCTCGAAGACCGCCACCTCGTTCATGCCCCGCTCCACGTAGGCCTGCAGCATGGTGAGCTGGTACAGATCGGTGAGAAGGGGGCTCACGGTGGCGGTCATCACGCAAGGTCCGCGACGGTGATGGGCACGGCCCCCCGGCGCTCCATCTCGGCACGGGCCGCGTCCCCGTCCCCCGGCTTCACGTCGACAGCGCGGATGGCGTCGGTGAGCAGCAGTACCTGGAAGCCGTGGGCGAGGGCGTCTTTTACCGTGTTCAGGACGCAGTAATCGGTGGCCAGTCCCCCCACCACGACCCGCTTGACGCCCCGGCGCCTGAGTAGGTCCGCCAGCTCGGTGCCCTGGAAGCCGGAGTAGGCATCCCGCTCGGGCGTGGTGGCCTTGGAGATCACGATCGTGGAGGTGGGCAGGCGCAGGGAGGGCGCAAACGCCGCCCCCGGCGTCCCCGCCACGCAATGGGGCGGCCAGGGGCCGCCCTGGGCCTTGAAGGAACAGTGGTTTTCAGGATGCCAGTCCCGGGTGGCGAACACCGCAAGCCCCTTGGCCTCGAACAGCGCGGCTGCCCGATTGAGTGGTTCCACCACCCGATCTCCCTCAGGGACAGCCAGTGCCCCGCCCGGGAGAAAGTCGTTCTGCACGTCGACGATGATCAGCGCATCGCTTGGGGAAACGGTAATCGCCATGGTCGCATCCTCCTCTAATGACGCGATCTCTCTCATCGGGTGCGACGCGGTCGGAGGACCCTTGGTTTCGGATTATAGGGAGGAATGGGATTCGCCGCGAAGGGCCGGCCTATCCCGCCCCGCCCGTGGCGCAGACTTGATCCAGATCAAAGGGCGCACCGCCGTTGCCGCTACGATGACCACGGAACGAGTGGGGTCTGACTTCCACCGATTGTTCCCTTTAATCAACCTGGGAGTAAGCCGTGAAAAGAGGACGATGGGCAGTGATGGCGATGGTGGCGGGCGCGGTGATGGCATTGCCAGTTCCCCGCGCCGAGGCAGGCGACTGGTGGGTCCGTGGCCGGCTGATCCACATCGATCCCAACGCCGGTTCATCAGCCGGCGGCCCGCTGGCGCTTCCCGCGGATGCAGTGGACGTGGACAACCGCGTCGCCCCGGAGGTCGACATCAGCTACTTCTTCACCAGGAACGTTGCCTTGGAGCTCATCCTCACGTACCCGCAGAAGCACGACGTCACCCTGAACGGCGTTGACATCGGCTCGGTCAAGCACCTTCCGCCCACGCTCACGCTGCAATACCACTTCATGCCCGATCAGGCTTTCAAGCCTTACGTGGGTGCGGGCTTCAACTACACCCTTTTCACTGATCGGGACCTTCTCAACGACACGCTGGAAGTGGAGCGGGATAGCTTCGGGGGTGCGTTGCAGGCGGGGTTCGACTACGCGCTCACGAAAAACTGGTACCTCAACGTGGACGTGAAGTACTTGTGGATCGGCACCGACGTGAGGCGCAAGAGCGACGGCGCCGTGGTGACCAAGCTGGATATCGATCCGTGGGTGTATGGGCTCGGTGTCGGGTACCGCTTCTGAGTGCTTGGAAGTTGCCGCCGGCGACCATGGCCGTAGCCGAACCGGGGGCGCCCTGCTTCCACTGCGGCCTTCCCCTTCCATCTTCGCCCCGGCACTCGGTGGTCATCGACGGCGTCGAGCAGGCAGTGTGCTGTCCCGGTTGCGAGGCGGTGGCCCGCAGCATTGTGGCCGCAGGCCTCAGCGACTACTACCGGCACCGCAGTGCCTATCCTGCCCCACCGCAGACAGCGCTTCCTGACGCTCTTCAGGCGCTGGAGCTCTACGATTCGCCCAAGCTGCAGCAGGGCTTCGTGCGGACCGCGGGCGAGCACGTTCGCGAGGCGTCGCTGATCCTCGAGGGCATCCGCTGCGCCGCCTGCGTGTGGCTGAACGAGCAGCATCTCGCCCGGCTGCCCGGGGTTCTGAGCGTGAGCGTGAACTACGCCACCCGGCGCGCACGGGTGCGGTGGGACGAGACCCGCGTGCGCTTGTCCGAGATCCTTCGGGCCATCGCCGCTCTCGGCTACAGCGCCCATCCGTTCGATCCCGCGCGGCAGGAGGAGCTGCACCGGCGCGAGCGGCGGCGGGCGCTGTGGGAGCTGTTCGTCGCGGGCTTCGGGATGATGCAGGTGATGATGTACGCGGTGCCCGCCTACCTGGCGGGAGAGGGCGAGATGCCGCCCGACATCGGCGGGCTGCTCCGCTGGGCGGGGCTCATTCTCACCGCGCCGGTGGTGTTTTTCTCCGCTGCACGCTTCTTCCGCGGCGCGTGGAGCGACCTGCGGGCGCGGCGCCTGGGGATGGACACGCCGGTGGCGCTCGCCATCGGGCTCGCGTTTGCCGCCAGCGTCTGGGCCACCCTCACGGGGGAAGGCGAAACCTATTTCGACTCCATCACCATGTTCGTGTTCTTCCTGCTGGGCGGCCGCTACCTGGAATGGAACGCCCGACGCCAGGCGTCCGACGCTTCCGAGGCGCTCGCGCGCCTTGAGCCCGCCATGGCATGGAAGCTGCCGACGTATCCGGACACTGGCGTGGAAGCGCGCGTGGTGGTCGCTGAGCTTGCGCCCGGCGACTACGTGCGGGTACGCCCCGGCGAAGCGGTGCCGGCGGACGGCGTCGTCGCCGAGGGGGTCACCGCCGTCAATGAAGCGCTGCTCACGGGGGAGAGCCGGCTGGTGGCGAAACGGCCGGGCGATGCGGTGATCGGCGGCTGTCTCAACGTGGAGAGCCCGGTGGTGGTGCGGGTGGAGCGCGTGGGCGAGGAGACCGTGCTCGCTGGCATCGTGCGGCTGCTGGACCGGGCGGTGGCGGAGAAACCGCCCATCGCGGCGCTGGCGGACCGCGTGGCGGCGTGGTTCGTCGCGGCGCTGCTCGTCGTGGCGAGCGGCGTTTTTCTCTATTGGTTTTCGGTGGACCCGGCGCGGGCGCTGTGGATCACCGTGGCGGTGTTGGTGGTGACCTGCCCCTGCGCCTTGTCGCTCGCCACACCTGCCGCGCTCGGCGCGGCCACCAGCCGGCTCGCAAAGCGCGGGCTGCTGGTGACGCGGGGGCATGCGATCGAGGCGCTGGCGAAAGCGACCTACGTGGTGTTCGACAAGACGGGAACGCTCACCGAAGGCCGCCTTGCGCTCGAGGAAGCCGTCACGCTGGGGTCGCTGAGTGCCGACGAATGCCTTGCCCTCGCGGCCCGCCTCGAGCAGGGCACCGAGCATCCGATCGGCCGCGCCCTGCGGGAGGCCGCCCGGCAGCGAGGGCTCGCGATTCCACCCGGGGCCCAGCCCACCCGCGTTCCCGGCGCCGGTATGGAAGCCACAATCGACGGGCGCAGCGTGCGCATCGGGACGCCGGCGTTCGTCGCGGCCCTGGCAGGCAAGCCCCTGCCGCCCGCGTTGCGAGCGTTCGTGGAGCGCGATGACACCGCCGTGGTTTTGGGCGGCGAGGAGGGTTATCTGGCTGCGTATGCCTTCCGCGATGCCCTGCGGCCGGATGCGGCAGCCGCCGTGGGGCGCCTGCGCTCAGCAGGCCATCGGGTCACCTTGCTCTCCGGCGACCGGCTTCCGGCGGTCCGGTCCGTGGCCGAGCGCCTGGGCATCGAGGAGTTCGTGGCCGGCGCCACCCCCGAAGACAAGCTGGCTTTTGTCGAGGCGCTGCAGCGCGAAGGGGCAGTGGTGGCCATGGTGGGCGACGGCGTCAACGACGCGCCGGTGCTCGCGCGGGCCCAGGTTTCGGTGGCGGTGGGAGAGGCCGCCCAGGCCGCCCAGGCGAGCGCGGACATGGTGCTGGTGTCGGGGCGGCTCGAGGACCTGGCCCACGGCTTCGCGCTGGCGCGCCGGACCACCCGCATCATCGGCCAGAATTTCGCTTGGGCGATCGCTTATAACCTGGTGGCGCTGCCGCTCGCCATCACGGGTTTCGTCACGCCCTGGATGGCGGGCATCGGCATGGCGGGAAGCTCGCTGCTGGTGGTGCTGAACTCCCTGCGGCTGGCGTATGAGGGTTCGGGTATCAGGGATCAAGGATCGGGATTCGAGATTCCGGGTTCGGGATCCGGGCCTCGGCGAGCTCTCCTAAGTCAAGGTCATGCCTCCCTATGTACTGACTGATATCTGACCCTGATCCCTGAGGTCTGAAATGGACATCCTGTATCTCCTGATCCCGCTGTCGCTCGTGCTGGTGTTCCTGGTCGGCGCAGTGTTCTGGTGGGCGCTGAGGAGCGGGCAGTTCGACGACCTGGAAGGGCCGGCCTATCGCGTTCTCATGGACGACGACCGGCCAGGGCAAGAGGAGGGGCGCCGCACCCTTTGACTTGATCTAAGTCAAAAAACACCGGCTGCGCTGGGCCTATGATCGCTGCAGCCGTGCGCGGTGTAGCGGGTGCGTCGAGCGCCGCGGCGGCCGGAAAGATTCCGTTTGAATCATCGGGAGAGCTGAATGGAAGCGCAGGCCACGTACAACTACAAGGTGGTTCGCCAGTTCGCCGTCATGACCGTCGTGTGGGGCATCGTCGGCATGCTGGTGGGCGTGATCATCGCGGCTCAGTTGATCTGGCCGGACCTCACCTACGGCATCCCGTGGCTGTCCTACGGGCGACTGCGCCCGCTGCACACGAACGCCGTGATCTTCGCTTTCGGCGGGTCGGCTTTGTTCGCGACGTCCTACTACGTCGTGCAGCGCACTTGCCATACGCGGCTCTTCTCCGACGGCTTGGCGGCGTTCACCTTCTGGGGCTGGCAGGCGGTGATCGTGGCCGCAGCCATCACACTGCCGCTGGGTTACACCACGTCCAAGGAGTACGCCGAGCTGGAGTGGCCCATTGACCTGCTCATCACTGCGGTGTGGATCGCCTATGCCATCGTATTCTTCGGCACCATCGCCAAGCGCAGGACCCCGCACATCTACGTGGCCAACTGGTTCTTCGGCGCCTTCATCCTCACCATCGCGCTGCTGCACGTGGTGAACAGTATCGAGATGCCGGCCACCCTGTGGAAGTCCTATTCCGCCTTCAGCGGCGCCCGGGATGCCATGGTGCAATGGTGGTACGGCCACAACGCGGTGGGTTTCTTCCTGACCGCCGGCTTCCTCGGCATGATGTACTACTTCATTCCCAAGCAGGCGGGGCGGCCGGTGTACTCGTACCGGCTGTCGGTCGTGCACTTCTGGGCCCTGATCTTCACCTACATGTGGGCCGGGCCCCACCACCTGCACTACACGGCCCTGCCCGACTGGACCCAGTCGCTGGGGATGCTGTTCTCGCTGATCCTGCTGGCGCCGTCGTGGGGCGGCATGATCAACGGCATCATGACCCTGTCGGGGGCGTGGGACAAGCTGCGCACCGACCCGATCCTCAAGTTCCTGGTGACCTCCGTCTCGTTCTACGGCATGTCCACCTTCGAGGGGCCGATGATGTCGGTGAAGACGGTGAACGCCTTGTCCCACTACACCGACTGGACCATCGGTCACGTGCATTCGGGGGCTCTGGGCTGGGTGGCGATGATCTCCATCGGCTCCCTCTACTACTTGATCCCGCGCCTGGTGGGTCGCAGCGAGATGCATTCGGTCGGCCTGATCACGGTGCATTTCTGGGTGTCCACCATCGGCGTGGTGCTCTACATCGCTTCCATGTGGATCGCCGGCGTGACCCAGGGCCTCATGTGGCGGGCGGTGAACGACGACGGCACGCTCGCCTACAGCTTCGCGGAAAGCGTCAAAGCCATGTATCCCTTCTACTCGATCCGCCTTGCGGGCGGCCTCCTGTTCTTCGGTGGCATGCTGATCATGGCCTACAACGTGTGGAAGACCATGGCCGGCGCCAAGGCCGTGGACAACGTGCCGGCGCCGGTGCCGGCCGCAGCCCACTGAGGAGGCCGCCATGGGCTCGATGCACGAACGAATCGAGAAGAACATGACGCTCATGATCGTGCTCATCGTCCTGGTGGTGGCGGTGGGCGGCCTGGTGGAGATCGTGCCCCTGTTTTTCCAGCGCTCCACCACCGAGCCGGTGCCCGGTCTCAAGCCCTACACGGCGCTCGAGCTCGCCGGCCGCGACATCTACCAGCGGGAGGGTTGCTTCAACTGCCATTCCCAGATGATCCGACCGTTCCGCGCCGAGGTGGAACGCTACGGCCACTACTCGGTGGCGGGCGAGTCGGTGTACGACCATCCGTTCCTGTGGGGATCGAAGCGCACCGGTCCGGACCTCGCTCGCGTCGGCGGGCGCTACTCGGACGAATGGCACCGGGTGCACCTCATGAATCCGCGCGATGTGGTGCCCGAATCCAACATGCCGGCCTATCCGTGGCTGGCCAAGGCCAAGGTGGACGGCGCTCGGGTGGCGAAGCACATGAAAGCCCTGCAACGTGTCGGCGTGCCTTATACCGAAGAGGACATCGCCAACGCACCCAAGGAGGTGGAGGGCAAGACCGAGATGGAGGCCCTGATCGCCTACCTGCAGGGGCTGGGCACGGCGCTGAAAGGGACGCGGTGACGCCATGGACATGATCGTGGCGCGGGAAATCGTGACAGTGCTCGCGTTTCTGGGCTTCCTGGGCATCGTATGGTGGGCTTACGGGGGCCGGCGCAAGTCGCGGTTCGAGGAAGCCGCGCTCGCGCCCTTCGACGACGAAGAGCGGGCCCGCATCCGGCGGGAGACGGAGCAAGCGCGTCGCAAGGAGAGAGGGAAATGAGCGACTTTGTAAGCCCTTTCTGGGGCTGGTATATCGCCATCCTCACGGTGGTGAGCATCGTCGGCTGCGGTGTGTTCCTGTGGTTTCAGTCCAAGGCCAAGGTCAAGAAAGGCGAGGCGGTGGGCACCACCGGCCACGTGTGGGACGAGGACCTGGCGGAGTGGAACAACCCGCTGCCCGGGTGGTGGAAGAATCTGTTCTACATCACCGTCGTCTTCGCGCTGGTGTACCTGGTGCTGTATCCGGGACTTGGTGCGTTCCAGGGCCTGCTGGGCTGGAGCTCGAAGGGCCGGTTCGAGCTGGAGATGGCCAAGGCGGAGGAAACCTACGGGCCCATCTTCAACCAGTTCCTGCAGCAGGATTTGCGGGCCGTGGCGGCCGATCCCCAGGCGCGGGAGATGGGCCAGCGGCTGTTCCTCACCTACTGCGCCCAATGCCACGGATCGGACGCCCGCGGGACCGTCGGCTTTCCCAACCTGGCCGACGGCGACTGGCTCTACGGCGGCGATCCGGAGACGATCAAGGCCTCCATCGCCCACGGCCGCCGGGGCATGATGCCGCCCATGATCGACGCGGTGGGCGGCCCCGAAGGGGCGAAGGCGGTGGCCCACTACGTGCTCTCCCTCTCGGGTCGGCCCCACGACCCGAAGCTGGCCGAGCAAGGCAAGGAAAAGTTCGCGCTGTGCGCCGCCTGCCACGGCGCCGACGCCAGGGGCAACCCCCAGCTCGGCGCGCCCAACCTGACTGACAACGTGTGGCTC from the Pelomicrobium methylotrophicum genome contains:
- the ccoN gene encoding cytochrome-c oxidase, cbb3-type subunit I; protein product: MEAQATYNYKVVRQFAVMTVVWGIVGMLVGVIIAAQLIWPDLTYGIPWLSYGRLRPLHTNAVIFAFGGSALFATSYYVVQRTCHTRLFSDGLAAFTFWGWQAVIVAAAITLPLGYTTSKEYAELEWPIDLLITAVWIAYAIVFFGTIAKRRTPHIYVANWFFGAFILTIALLHVVNSIEMPATLWKSYSAFSGARDAMVQWWYGHNAVGFFLTAGFLGMMYYFIPKQAGRPVYSYRLSVVHFWALIFTYMWAGPHHLHYTALPDWTQSLGMLFSLILLAPSWGGMINGIMTLSGAWDKLRTDPILKFLVTSVSFYGMSTFEGPMMSVKTVNALSHYTDWTIGHVHSGALGWVAMISIGSLYYLIPRLVGRSEMHSVGLITVHFWVSTIGVVLYIASMWIAGVTQGLMWRAVNDDGTLAYSFAESVKAMYPFYSIRLAGGLLFFGGMLIMAYNVWKTMAGAKAVDNVPAPVPAAAH
- the ccoO gene encoding cytochrome-c oxidase, cbb3-type subunit II — its product is MGSMHERIEKNMTLMIVLIVLVVAVGGLVEIVPLFFQRSTTEPVPGLKPYTALELAGRDIYQREGCFNCHSQMIRPFRAEVERYGHYSVAGESVYDHPFLWGSKRTGPDLARVGGRYSDEWHRVHLMNPRDVVPESNMPAYPWLAKAKVDGARVAKHMKALQRVGVPYTEEDIANAPKEVEGKTEMEALIAYLQGLGTALKGTR
- a CDS encoding cbb3-type cytochrome oxidase subunit 3, with protein sequence MDMIVAREIVTVLAFLGFLGIVWWAYGGRRKSRFEEAALAPFDDEERARIRRETEQARRKERGK
- the ccoP gene encoding cytochrome-c oxidase, cbb3-type subunit III, yielding MSDFVSPFWGWYIAILTVVSIVGCGVFLWFQSKAKVKKGEAVGTTGHVWDEDLAEWNNPLPGWWKNLFYITVVFALVYLVLYPGLGAFQGLLGWSSKGRFELEMAKAEETYGPIFNQFLQQDLRAVAADPQAREMGQRLFLTYCAQCHGSDARGTVGFPNLADGDWLYGGDPETIKASIAHGRRGMMPPMIDAVGGPEGAKAVAHYVLSLSGRPHDPKLAEQGKEKFALCAACHGADARGNPQLGAPNLTDNVWLYGGSEATIIETVTQGRSGVMPAWEERLSPAKLHLLSAYVYGLSQQAK